In one window of Verrucomicrobiia bacterium DNA:
- a CDS encoding PSD1 domain-containing protein has product MDSPRSRLRLLSRAASPLAGVLMAFLPLATPASSAGPDLDGIEFFETHIRPLLIDSCYSCHSAGADKVRGDLLLDSKAGWEKGGVSGNPSIRPGDPDASPLIQAVRHEDDDLAMPPRKKLPDEHIALLEAWVRMGAPDPRTDGEALPDPAQLAAGHWAFQPVRTPELPEVSDVSWVRNGIDRFILAGIEKAGLTPAPQADRFTLIRRASFVLTGLPPTDEEVAAFEADPSPDAFEQVVDRLLASPRYGERWGRHWLDVARYADTKGYVFEEERRYPYAYTYRDYVVRAFNDDKPYDQFLLEQIAADAVVTEDDRTALAAMGFLTLGRRFLNNAHDIIDDRIDVLTRGTMALTVSCARCHDHKYDPIPTADYYSLYGVFASSEEPAEKPLLGTIPDAARHAEFAAELSRRETERDEFVRSKEEEHRAKLRRTVGTHLLAAHDAAAFEDAGKREEIARSRQLSPVVVNRWIAAVEGWRQDPNPLFAAWLAFAALPSESFADDAAAVAAAIASPAGASGHPAPVVEAFAGDPPTSLKEVAERYDRLFTDPADISLKDFLASENAPIALSRGELHRLFDVPEGQRQRALQRAVEQLQATHPGAPPRAMALVDKSRPVEPVVFRRGNPGNRGDTVPRQFLELLSGPERQPFTQGSGRLELARAIASPDNPLTARVAVNRAWIHHFGAGLVRTPGDFGLRADPPTHPKLLDWLAASFVAEGWSMKALHRLILHSATWQQSGHVTPEAAVKDPDNRLLSHQNRRRLDFEALRDMLLQASGQLDLTMGGHAVEIAAQNYQPRRTVYGFVERQNLPGVFRTFDFASPDTTSAQRFQTTVPQQALFFMNSPFVLDQARHLVRRPEVAQAGSVAERVTQLYRVVFQRVPDAGEIALAEHFLAAAGDPPSAEPVPVWQYGHGTWDAQAQEVRNFQPLPHFTGSTWQGGPDLPDPTLGWISLSAEGGHPGSPAHGPAIRRWTAPADGLIEIRGTLRHPGEAGDGVRALVVASRHGLLGQWDVHKGSTQTGIDGIRVLRGDHIDFVVECRADEHTDSFRWAPRLRDLSAAESGAPEPSWDARADFEGPSGTTRPLTPWERYGQVLLMANEAMFVD; this is encoded by the coding sequence ATGGACTCGCCCCGTTCCCGCCTGCGCCTGCTCTCCCGGGCGGCCTCGCCGCTGGCCGGCGTTCTGATGGCCTTCCTGCCCCTGGCGACGCCCGCTTCGAGCGCCGGCCCGGACCTCGACGGCATCGAGTTCTTCGAAACCCATATCCGGCCGCTCCTGATCGATTCCTGCTACTCCTGCCACAGCGCGGGCGCTGACAAGGTCCGGGGCGATCTGCTGCTCGACTCCAAAGCCGGCTGGGAGAAGGGAGGCGTCAGCGGCAATCCCTCGATCCGCCCCGGCGATCCGGATGCCAGCCCGTTGATCCAGGCGGTTCGGCACGAGGACGACGACCTGGCCATGCCCCCGCGCAAGAAGCTGCCCGACGAACACATCGCGCTCCTCGAGGCGTGGGTCCGCATGGGGGCCCCCGATCCCCGCACCGACGGAGAGGCCCTGCCCGACCCCGCCCAGCTCGCCGCAGGGCACTGGGCGTTTCAACCGGTCCGCACGCCGGAACTCCCGGAGGTCTCGGACGTCTCCTGGGTCCGCAACGGCATCGACCGCTTCATCCTGGCCGGCATCGAGAAGGCCGGTCTCACCCCAGCACCCCAGGCCGACCGGTTCACCCTGATCCGCCGGGCCAGCTTCGTCCTCACCGGACTGCCCCCCACGGACGAGGAAGTGGCCGCCTTCGAAGCCGATCCCTCGCCCGACGCCTTCGAGCAGGTGGTGGACCGGCTCCTCGCCTCGCCCCGGTACGGGGAACGCTGGGGTCGCCACTGGCTGGATGTCGCCCGGTACGCCGACACCAAGGGGTACGTGTTCGAAGAGGAGCGCCGCTACCCTTACGCCTACACCTATCGGGACTACGTCGTCCGCGCCTTCAACGACGACAAACCCTACGACCAGTTCCTTCTGGAACAGATTGCCGCCGATGCCGTGGTCACCGAAGACGACCGGACCGCCCTGGCGGCGATGGGCTTCCTGACCCTCGGCCGGCGTTTCCTGAACAACGCGCACGACATCATCGACGACCGGATCGATGTCCTGACCCGGGGCACCATGGCCCTCACGGTGAGCTGCGCCCGCTGCCACGATCACAAGTACGATCCCATCCCCACCGCGGATTACTACTCCCTCTACGGCGTTTTCGCCTCGTCCGAGGAACCCGCCGAGAAACCGCTGCTGGGCACCATCCCCGATGCCGCCCGCCATGCCGAGTTCGCCGCCGAACTTTCCCGGCGCGAAACGGAACGCGACGAGTTCGTCCGCTCCAAGGAGGAGGAACACCGCGCGAAACTGCGGCGCACCGTCGGCACCCACCTTCTGGCCGCCCACGACGCGGCAGCCTTCGAGGACGCCGGCAAGCGCGAGGAGATCGCCCGGTCGCGCCAGCTCAGCCCGGTGGTGGTCAACCGCTGGATCGCGGCCGTGGAAGGCTGGCGACAGGACCCCAACCCGCTCTTCGCAGCATGGCTCGCCTTCGCGGCGCTTCCGTCGGAATCCTTCGCCGACGACGCCGCCGCAGTCGCCGCGGCCATTGCAAGTCCGGCCGGCGCATCCGGCCATCCCGCCCCGGTGGTGGAGGCCTTTGCCGGGGATCCCCCCACCTCGCTGAAGGAGGTGGCCGAACGTTACGACCGCCTGTTCACCGATCCGGCCGACATCTCGTTGAAGGACTTTCTCGCCTCCGAGAACGCGCCGATCGCCCTGTCCCGGGGCGAACTGCACCGCCTCTTCGATGTCCCCGAGGGCCAGCGGCAACGGGCCCTGCAACGTGCGGTCGAGCAGTTGCAGGCCACCCATCCGGGAGCGCCGCCCCGCGCCATGGCCCTGGTGGACAAATCCCGCCCGGTCGAGCCGGTGGTCTTTCGCCGCGGCAACCCGGGAAATCGCGGTGACACGGTCCCCCGCCAGTTCCTCGAACTCCTTTCCGGTCCGGAACGGCAGCCGTTCACCCAGGGAAGCGGCCGCCTCGAACTGGCCCGTGCCATCGCCAGCCCCGACAACCCGCTCACCGCCCGCGTCGCCGTCAATCGTGCCTGGATCCACCACTTCGGCGCCGGACTGGTCCGCACCCCAGGCGACTTCGGTCTTCGCGCCGACCCGCCGACCCACCCCAAACTCCTCGACTGGCTGGCCGCGTCCTTCGTGGCCGAAGGCTGGTCCATGAAGGCGCTGCACCGGCTCATCCTGCATTCCGCCACCTGGCAGCAGTCGGGTCATGTCACCCCCGAGGCCGCCGTGAAGGATCCCGACAACCGCCTGCTCTCCCACCAGAACCGGCGCCGCCTCGATTTCGAGGCGCTGCGCGACATGCTCCTCCAGGCCAGCGGCCAGCTCGACCTGACCATGGGCGGTCACGCGGTCGAGATCGCCGCCCAGAACTACCAGCCGCGACGGACGGTGTACGGCTTCGTCGAACGCCAGAACCTCCCCGGTGTCTTCCGCACCTTCGACTTCGCCAGCCCCGACACCACCAGCGCCCAACGCTTCCAGACCACCGTCCCCCAGCAGGCGCTGTTCTTCATGAACAGTCCCTTCGTCCTCGACCAGGCCCGCCACCTCGTGCGCCGGCCCGAAGTCGCCCAGGCCGGCTCCGTCGCCGAACGCGTCACCCAGCTCTATCGCGTCGTCTTCCAGCGCGTCCCCGACGCCGGGGAGATCGCCCTCGCGGAACACTTTCTCGCCGCCGCCGGCGATCCGCCCTCCGCCGAGCCGGTGCCCGTCTGGCAATACGGCCACGGCACCTGGGACGCCCAGGCCCAGGAGGTCCGCAACTTCCAACCCCTGCCCCATTTCACCGGCTCCACCTGGCAGGGAGGCCCCGATTTGCCGGACCCGACCCTCGGCTGGATCAGCCTCTCCGCCGAGGGCGGACATCCAGGTTCGCCCGCTCACGGACCCGCCATCCGCCGCTGGACCGCCCCCGCCGACGGGCTGATCGAGATTCGCGGCACTCTGCGTCACCCGGGCGAAGCCGGCGACGGCGTGCGCGCCCTCGTCGTCGCCTCGCGCCACGGGCTCCTCGGCCAATGGGACGTTCACAAGGGCTCAACCCAGACCGGGATCGACGGCATCCGCGTCCTCCGGGGCGACCACATCGACTTCGTGGTGGAATGCCGCGCCGACGAGCACACGGACTCGTTCCGCTGGGCCCCCCGGCTTCGGGATCTGTCGGCCGCCGAATCCGGAGCCCCGGAACCGTCCTGGGACGCCCGGGCCGATTTCGAAGGTCCCTCCGGCACCACCCGGCCGCTGACTCCCTGGGAACGCTACGGTCAGGTCCTGCTCATGGCCAACGAAGCCATGTTCGTGGATTGA
- the nadE gene encoding NAD(+) synthase, translated as MKLIRLAAAVLNQTPLDWRGNRARIGAAIDQARAQGASVLCLPELGISGYGCEDTFQSPNTLHHALEALLDLLPRTRGMVVSFGLPLRVRNGIYNVAALAVDGRLQGFVGKQHLAGDGIHYEPRWFKPWPAGVHDTVLVAGQPVPVGDLAFDIGGVRFGFEICEDAWVATRPGIRLARHGVDVILNPSASHFAFGKIAVRQRFVLEGSRAFACSYVYANLLGNEAGRAIYDGEAMIATAGRLVALGPRFSYAEHRVTSAVVDVDLTRLEQARRTAFQPHLGSDPGRIVVPDFPWPECPPESRPPEAPAWETSPCLKEEEFARAVPLALFDYLRKSRSRGFVISLSGGADSAAIACLVGLMVRFGAAELGIDGLRARLGLPADTPADSRERALERALTRALLTTVYQATANSGRITRAAARAVAEAVGAEHHEFDVSPLHAGYVDLVSKALGRPLSWGEDDLALQNIQARVRSPGAWMLANVKGALLLSTSNRSEAAVGYATMDGDTSGGLAPIAGIDKAWLRHWLVWLEREGPHGLAPVPALAAVNAQAPTAELRPADRAQTDEDDLMPYPLLDAIERAAIRDKRSPIEVFRLVRPAFPDLDPAQLGRWIERFFRLWCRNQWKRERYAPSFHLDDENLDPKTWCRFPILNGGFELELEDLRAWIASPPPAG; from the coding sequence ATGAAGCTCATCCGTCTCGCCGCTGCGGTCCTCAACCAGACCCCCCTCGACTGGCGGGGCAACCGCGCCCGGATCGGCGCCGCCATCGACCAGGCCCGCGCCCAGGGCGCCTCCGTCCTCTGCCTCCCCGAACTCGGCATCTCCGGCTACGGCTGCGAGGACACCTTCCAGTCCCCCAACACCCTTCACCACGCCCTCGAAGCCCTCCTCGATCTGCTGCCCCGCACCCGCGGCATGGTCGTCTCCTTCGGCCTTCCGCTCCGCGTCCGGAATGGCATCTACAACGTCGCCGCGCTGGCCGTCGATGGGCGCCTCCAGGGATTCGTCGGCAAACAGCACCTCGCCGGCGACGGCATCCACTACGAACCCCGCTGGTTCAAACCCTGGCCGGCCGGCGTCCATGACACCGTCCTGGTCGCCGGGCAACCCGTCCCCGTGGGCGACCTGGCCTTCGACATCGGCGGTGTCCGCTTCGGCTTCGAAATCTGCGAGGATGCCTGGGTCGCCACCCGCCCCGGCATCCGCCTCGCCCGCCATGGGGTCGATGTCATTCTCAACCCCAGCGCCAGTCACTTCGCCTTCGGCAAGATCGCGGTGCGGCAGCGGTTCGTCCTCGAAGGCTCCCGCGCCTTCGCCTGCAGCTACGTGTACGCCAACCTCCTCGGCAACGAAGCCGGCCGCGCCATCTATGACGGCGAGGCCATGATCGCCACCGCCGGACGCCTGGTCGCCCTCGGACCCCGCTTCTCCTACGCCGAACATCGCGTCACCAGCGCGGTCGTGGATGTCGACCTCACCCGCCTCGAACAGGCCCGCCGGACCGCCTTCCAACCCCACCTCGGCTCCGATCCCGGACGCATCGTGGTGCCCGACTTCCCCTGGCCGGAATGCCCGCCCGAATCCCGCCCGCCCGAGGCCCCCGCCTGGGAGACCTCGCCGTGCCTCAAGGAGGAGGAGTTCGCCCGCGCCGTCCCGCTGGCGCTGTTCGACTATCTCCGCAAAAGCCGCTCCCGCGGCTTCGTGATCTCCCTCAGCGGGGGCGCCGACTCCGCCGCCATTGCCTGCCTCGTCGGCCTCATGGTCCGCTTCGGCGCCGCCGAACTCGGCATCGACGGCCTCCGCGCCCGGCTGGGTCTGCCAGCCGACACCCCCGCGGATTCCCGCGAACGTGCCCTTGAACGCGCCCTTACCCGCGCCCTCCTCACCACCGTGTACCAGGCGACCGCCAACAGCGGACGCATCACCCGCGCCGCCGCCCGCGCCGTGGCCGAGGCGGTCGGGGCCGAACACCACGAGTTCGATGTCAGCCCCCTGCACGCGGGCTACGTGGACCTTGTCTCCAAGGCCCTCGGCCGCCCGCTCTCCTGGGGCGAAGACGACCTGGCTTTGCAGAACATCCAGGCCCGCGTCCGTTCCCCCGGCGCCTGGATGCTCGCCAACGTCAAGGGCGCCCTCCTCCTCTCCACCAGCAACCGCAGCGAGGCCGCGGTGGGTTATGCCACCATGGACGGCGACACCAGCGGCGGGCTCGCCCCCATCGCCGGCATCGACAAGGCCTGGCTCCGCCATTGGCTGGTCTGGCTCGAACGCGAAGGTCCCCACGGCCTCGCACCGGTTCCCGCCCTCGCCGCCGTCAATGCCCAGGCGCCCACCGCCGAATTGCGCCCCGCCGATCGGGCCCAGACCGATGAGGACGACCTGATGCCCTACCCCCTGCTCGATGCCATCGAACGCGCCGCCATCCGCGACAAACGATCGCCCATCGAGGTCTTCCGGCTGGTCCGGCCCGCCTTCCCCGACCTCGACCCGGCCCAACTCGGCCGTTGGATCGAACGCTTCTTCCGCCTCTGGTGCCGCAACCAATGGAAGCGCGAGCGGTACGCCCCGAGCTTCCATCTCGACGACGAAAACCTCGACCCGAAGACCTGGTGCCGGTTCCCCATCCTCAACGGAGGCTTCGAACTCGAACTCGAAGACCTCCGCGCCTGGATCGCCAGCCCGCCCCCGGCCGGCTGA
- a CDS encoding MoxR family ATPase has product MTTSTQDPLASLSRLQDARAALERELAKVIVGQREVIEQILIAIFTRSHAVLVGVPGLAKTLLVSSLARSLHLSFKRIQFTPDLMPSDITGTEVIYQDPVSGERRFKFLPGPIFANVILADEINRTPPKTQAAMLEAMQERKVTAGGTDYPLPDPFFVLATQNPLEQEGTYPLPEAQLDRFLFMITVDYPSSSEELEIMKRGTTASEGAPEPVLSAEEIIQLQAGVRRIPIADHVYQYAETLVRVTRPKDPTALDLCKKWLSWGAGPRASLSLVVAARARALLRGEDCVSCADVAAIAPAVMRHRLGPNFAAQSDGVSPDEIVRQIIAAIPQH; this is encoded by the coding sequence ATGACGACATCGACCCAAGACCCGCTCGCCTCCCTTTCCCGCCTGCAGGATGCCCGCGCCGCGCTCGAGCGCGAACTGGCCAAGGTCATTGTGGGCCAGCGTGAGGTGATCGAGCAGATCCTGATTGCGATTTTCACGAGGAGCCACGCGGTGCTGGTGGGGGTGCCGGGGCTGGCGAAGACCCTGCTGGTCTCGAGTCTGGCGCGCTCGCTCCATCTGAGCTTCAAACGGATCCAGTTCACGCCGGACCTGATGCCCTCGGACATCACCGGCACCGAGGTGATCTACCAGGACCCGGTGTCCGGGGAGCGGCGGTTCAAGTTCCTGCCTGGTCCGATCTTCGCCAACGTCATTCTGGCGGACGAAATCAACCGGACGCCGCCCAAGACGCAGGCGGCGATGCTGGAGGCCATGCAGGAGCGGAAGGTGACTGCCGGGGGAACGGATTATCCGCTGCCGGACCCGTTCTTCGTGCTGGCCACGCAGAATCCACTCGAGCAGGAGGGGACCTATCCGCTGCCCGAGGCGCAACTCGACCGGTTTCTGTTCATGATCACCGTCGATTACCCCAGTTCGAGCGAGGAACTCGAGATCATGAAGCGCGGCACGACGGCATCGGAAGGTGCGCCCGAACCCGTGTTGTCGGCGGAGGAGATCATCCAGTTGCAGGCGGGCGTGCGGCGGATCCCGATCGCCGATCATGTGTACCAGTACGCCGAGACGCTGGTGCGGGTGACGCGCCCCAAGGACCCCACGGCCCTCGATCTCTGCAAGAAATGGCTGAGCTGGGGGGCGGGACCGCGTGCCAGCCTGAGCCTGGTGGTGGCGGCGCGGGCCCGGGCTCTTTTGAGAGGCGAGGACTGCGTGAGTTGCGCCGATGTGGCCGCCATCGCGCCCGCCGTCATGCGGCACCGACTGGGCCCGAATTTTGCGGCCCAGAGCGACGGCGTTTCCCCGGACGAGATCGTCCGGCAGATCATCGCGGCGATCCCGCAGCACTGA